From Campylobacter pinnipediorum subsp. caledonicus:
TTTAAGACCCGAACGAACAAGCATGACAGCTAAATTTGAGCCTATGCCACCAGCACCGCAAATTATTATTTTTTGTCTATTTAAAAGATACTCATCAACACTTTTGTTTAAAAAATCATCTTCTATTTTTCCATTGATAACTAACATATTAGCTCTTTTTAGATTATTTGTATCAGCAGATGAGAGATCTTCCTACGGTGGCATTACCCACTTCAGGTTTTAAGGGTTTAAGGTAAAAACCTATTCTCAGCCTAAGCTCCCCTGATACTATTTATAATTATACAAATTTTTTATTAATTCAAACATCTATTGTTTAATTTATTTTGTTTTGTATTATAATCATACTTTATTATTTAAGGATATATTATAAGCATAGCGGTTATAAAAAATAAAAACTTCAACCACTTAGCCTTTAAAAATATAATGTTTTATCTTAATTATATCACAAGAAAAAAATTATAATTTTTCAAACAAATATATTATTTTATAATATTTATTTTGATAGACTAAATAAAAATATAATTTAATTTTTGGAGAGATAATGCTAGAAAATATATCAGAAAATTTTACACAACTATGTAAAAATATGCAAAACTCAGATGGCTATAAAGACCCTATAGCATTTTCAATAGCAAGAATAACACGTGGTAAGGTTGACAAAAATGCCATATTGTCAGCTGATTATTCTGTTGTAAATTTCAAAGAAAACTTACTATCAGCAGCGGCTATACTTTTGGCATTTAAACAATCAGGAGTAAGTCTTGATTTTAGCAAAAGCGAACTTGTGCTGGATTTTACAAAAGATGTAGTTAAAAAGGCTTGGGAAATTTTTAGTGTTTTTGAAAATGAAATACAAAAACATAAAAATGTGCAGGTTATAAAAGCTGTATTTGATGCGATAAATAAAGATGAAAATTCTGACAAATTTAGAGCTGTTTTTATATTTGAAGATGAAAAACCTCAAAGTGTTGAAGTTGTATATCTTAAACTATACCTGCTTAGCCTAAATAAAGCTCCAATTAGATCGCTTTGTCTTGATGGTGCTTTTGGTGTGTTAAAAAATGTAGCTTGGGACATAAATAACAAGCCAATAGAGCTTGAATGGCTTAGAGAAAATGAGATAGAGCTTAAAATGAATGGAGCATATCCAGCCATACTAAGTGTTGATAAATTTCCAAGATATCTAAATCATATCATACCATCAGATAACACAAGAATACTAGAAACATCAAAAGTAAGAATGGGTGCTAGTTTACATCCAGGAACAACGATAATGCCAGGTGCAGCATATGTGAACTTTAATGCTGGAACAACCGGAAGCGTTATGGTTGAAGGTAGAGTTAGTAGCTCTGTTATCGTTGGAGAAGGAAGCGATGTAGGCGGTGGAGCATCTATACTTGGAGTTCTTAGTGGAACAAATGGAAATCCTGTAAGCATAGGTAAAAACTGTTTACTTGGTGCAAACTCAGTAACAGGAATACCTTTTGGAGATAGATGCATAATAGACGCTGGAATTGCTATCTTAGAAGGAACAAAGATATTTATAAACGAAAAAGATAGAAAACTGCTTGGCGATGTAAATCCTGATTTTAAATTTGACAAAGATACTTATAAGGGTCTTGAACTAGCTGGATTAAATGGTCTTCATTTTAGGCAAAATAGCCAAACCGGACAGATAGTAGCTAGTATATCAAAAAGAGCAATAAAACTAAACGAGGATTTACACTAAAATAATTTAAAGGGCTTAAAAAAGGTAAAAAGATGAATGTCGCTATTGTTATGTATGATAAGATGAATTTATTAAGTTTTTCAAATGTGCTTAGTTTTTTGCACTCTTTTGATGATATAAATATCAAAACTTGTGCTTTTAAGCAAGAGATAAAAGATGAATTTGGAGTTAGAATACATCCTGATGTATATGCAGAAAGTATATATGGAGCTGACGTCATCATAATACCAGATGGGATTGGAGCCCTTACACTTCGTTATGATGAGATTTTTTTATCTTGGATAAAATCAGCTTCAAAAACACAAATAAAAATCGGACTAAACTTAGGAACACTGATACTTGCCGGTGCTGGTTTTTTACAAGGTAAAGAAGCAAGTATAAGGGGCGGATACAAAAACGCATTAGGTGAGTATTGTAAAGTGAGCGATTTAAAGGCTTTAAAAAGTAAGGATATAATAAGCGCTAGCGAATGGGCAGATGAAATAAAAGAAAAGCTATATGAAATTTTTAAATAATTTTATTTCGTATATCGTTTAACATTTTGAAGTTTTTTTATCTCGCCCTCTAATGAAATTTGCTCTTGTTTAAAAATTTCACGAACCTCTAAAATAAGACTAGAAGCTTCATTTAACTCATCTAAGTTTTTAAAGTTATCTTTATCAAATTCAGATATGAGTTTTATCAAAGTATCTATGTCTTTATTTAAAAATGAAATTTTAAAACTCTTGAGCCAATCACTCATCGCTTGTAACCTCTCTCCAAGCCTCATTTAGTTGTTTAACAACATTTGTTATCTCATTTAAAATTTCAACATCATTTTTTATATTGGCCATTGCTAAAAGCTGAATTTGGCGAGTATAAAGCCCACTTAGATAGTGAGCCACATCGCCTTGAGAATAATCAAGAGAGTTTAAAAGCTCAACAAAGATAGCATTGGTTCTATTTATATAATACACTTTTTGCTCAAAATCGCCAGCTTCTATGGCTTTTTTTGTTCTAAAAATAAAACGCAATATTCCATCATAAAGCATTTGTATAAGCTTTGTTGGAGATTCTATACCTCCAACACTTGATTGTGCGTATGCTGCATAAGCTAGATTGCTATTTGTAGCCATTTTTACCTCTATTTTTTATTTATTTCAAAATCTATCATTGTTTTTAGTGTAGAAAACTGATTTTCCAAAGCCGTTATTTGCTGTGCATACAAAGCCCATCTCTCTCTCATTGTATCATACTTTTGATTTAAAGATGTTTCTATTTTTTCTTTTTCATCACTTAGCTTTTTACTCTCTTCATTAAGCCTAGCCTCATAAATACTCAAAGAACCATCTCTACCAACCAACTCATCTAATTTAGTATTTAACCTAGAAAACAAACCAACAATCTTAGTTTCACTGGCTGTAAGCGAAGTCTCACTCATACCTAATTTTTGAAGTTTATCAGCCTTTCCGGTTATATTTATAGATGTTCCATCGTCTGTTTTTAAAACAATGCTTTTTTTATCGATGCTTAAACTAGCATAAACACCATCTATCTTTGCTTGTTTTATAGCAGTAATTAAAGCTAGCGCATTATCTTCTGCTGTTGCATTATCTTTTGTTTCTAGCTTTATAGAGATATCATTTATTTTTAGATCATCTTTATCTATAGTAAACTTTCCAGTTTGAACCTGAGAATTTGCACTATAAGCCAGTTCTCCATACTTTGTATATCCAACAAAGAAATTTCTAACATCTTCTACACTACTTTGAAGCTTATCGTTTAGTTTCTTACTATCAAGATGCAAAACACCCTTTTCATCAAATGTTATACCGTATTGGTCTAAACTTTTTCCCTCTGAGTTTTGACTTGAAAATATTCTATTTAAGCTAGAACGTATAGTTGTGATATCATTTACACCCTGAAATGCGCCAGAGTCACCAGTCTTATCATCATATCCTGTTGTTATATTTAAATTTGCGATAAGAGTATTATAAGATGAAACCATATTCTCTAAGTTTTTGGCTATATCTTCTGTGTCTTCAACTACCGCAAAATTAGAAACACCAGTCTCTTTTAAATTTATAGTAACACCAGTGCGTAAATCATCAATGGTATTTTTATCTCTTACAACTTCCAAACCATTGTAGTCAAAAATAGCATTTTGTGCTGTTGTAAGTCTATTTTTTTCAAGGTTTGTTATTTTAGTAGTCTTTCCATCTTCTCCAGCAACCTCCTCTGCCTGATTATCATCCCAGCCAAGAGTCTTTAATATGCCATTCGTTATAGGTGTTCTTTGT
This genomic window contains:
- a CDS encoding ThiF family adenylyltransferase, with the translated sequence MLVINGKIEDDFLNKSVDEYLLNRQKIIICGAGGIGSNLAVMLVRSGLKILALLILILLNKAI
- a CDS encoding tetrahydrodipicolinate N-succinyltransferase N-terminal domain-containing protein codes for the protein MLENISENFTQLCKNMQNSDGYKDPIAFSIARITRGKVDKNAILSADYSVVNFKENLLSAAAILLAFKQSGVSLDFSKSELVLDFTKDVVKKAWEIFSVFENEIQKHKNVQVIKAVFDAINKDENSDKFRAVFIFEDEKPQSVEVVYLKLYLLSLNKAPIRSLCLDGAFGVLKNVAWDINNKPIELEWLRENEIELKMNGAYPAILSVDKFPRYLNHIIPSDNTRILETSKVRMGASLHPGTTIMPGAAYVNFNAGTTGSVMVEGRVSSSVIVGEGSDVGGGASILGVLSGTNGNPVSIGKNCLLGANSVTGIPFGDRCIIDAGIAILEGTKIFINEKDRKLLGDVNPDFKFDKDTYKGLELAGLNGLHFRQNSQTGQIVASISKRAIKLNEDLH
- the fliS gene encoding flagellar export chaperone FliS, encoding MATNSNLAYAAYAQSSVGGIESPTKLIQMLYDGILRFIFRTKKAIEAGDFEQKVYYINRTNAIFVELLNSLDYSQGDVAHYLSGLYTRQIQLLAMANIKNDVEILNEITNVVKQLNEAWREVTSDE
- the fliD gene encoding flagellar filament capping protein FliD, which produces MPTTDSVSSTTNTKGIMGLGSRGSAALNDELIGKLKAADSRAQVDPIKKKVENNSFQKQELSALMTLMDNVNASFKELNNEALYFKRKVNSSGSSASVSVIPGVNIQNFNLDVKQVAQKDSFQSSRFKDSASLLGVEKDTSFNIEIRGVSHKIEVAKGATLQDLADSINKTAGFDVQARIIKVGGDKPYQLVLQSQRVGADNKISFSYEDKSTEKATDKTKPSTSSETVTPQRTPITNGILKTLGWDDNQAEEVAGEDGKTTKITNLEKNRLTTAQNAIFDYNGLEVVRDKNTIDDLRTGVTINLKETGVSNFAVVEDTEDIAKNLENMVSSYNTLIANLNITTGYDDKTGDSGAFQGVNDITTIRSSLNRIFSSQNSEGKSLDQYGITFDEKGVLHLDSKKLNDKLQSSVEDVRNFFVGYTKYGELAYSANSQVQTGKFTIDKDDLKINDISIKLETKDNATAEDNALALITAIKQAKIDGVYASLSIDKKSIVLKTDDGTSINITGKADKLQKLGMSETSLTASETKIVGLFSRLNTKLDELVGRDGSLSIYEARLNEESKKLSDEKEKIETSLNQKYDTMRERWALYAQQITALENQFSTLKTMIDFEINKK